The genomic DNA GATCGCGAACTCGCCGCTGCCGTCTCCGACCGCTCGCCGTCCGTGCGACCGGCGCTGATCGTCGGTGATTTCAACGCGACACCGTGGTCGTCCGCGTTCGCGCCGTTTGCACGACAGGGCTGGCGTCGCGCGACTTCGCTGGCGCCGACCTGGCCGGCCTGGGGACGCGGGCTGGTCGGCATCCCGATCGACCAGGTGCTGGCCAATGCGGCGTGGCAGAGAGTCGATAGCACCCGTGGTCCCGATCTCGGCTCCGACCACTTTCCGGTGCGGGTGACACTGGCGCGGGCACCATCGCCGCGCTGCGACGCCGGCTGACCGGGTCCGGAACTCCGGTACATCGGCTGCGGTCCACGCGCGGCCAGGGGCGCCACTGTTACCCTTCCGCCCCCACCGACTGGAGATCGCCGATGAAGATTCGCCCGACCCTGATGCTCGCCATCGTTGCCGCGCTCGCGGCATGTTCGAATGACGCGCCGTCGTCCGATGTCGCCACCACGGCAGCGCCGCCGGCCGAGGTTGCGCCGACGGCTGCACCGGTCGTGGCCGCCGACCCGATCGATGCCATCCTCGCCGGCCGCCATCGTTCGGACGAGAACAAGGCGCGGGACCAGTATCGTCATCCCAAGGAGACGCTGGCGTTCTTCGGCATCCAGCCGAACATGACGGTGATCGAAATCACGCCGGGCGGCGGCGCCTGGTACACCGAGATCCTCGCGCCGTATCTGCGCGATGCCGGTACCGAAATCGCCGCAATCTGGGACACCACCGCAGCGGACGCGCCCGGCTACTACAAGAAGAACAACGAGCAGCTGGCAGCGAAGCTGGCCAGCGATCCGGCGTACTACGATCGCGTCGCACTGCGCACCTTCGACACCAAGGCGCCGGCCTTCGGCGACCCGGATTCGGCCGATGCCGTGGTCACGTTCCGCAATGTCCACAACTGGACCATGGACGGCAATGACGGCGACTACTTCAAGGCCTTCTACAGCGTGCTCAAGCCAGGTGGCGTGCTGGGCGTGGTCGAGCACCGCGCGAACCCGGGTACGACGCTCGAAGCGACCAAGGAAACCGGGTATCTCACCGAGGACTACGTGATCGGCCTGGCCACTGCCGCCGGTTTCGTGCTTGAGGAGAAGAGCGAGATCAATGCCAACCCGAAGGACACCAAGGACCATCCGGAAGGTGTGTGGACGCTGCCGCCGAGTTTCGCGCTGAAGGACAAGGATCGCGAGAAGTACGCCGCGATCGGCGAGTCCGACCGCATGACCCTGCGCTTCCGCAAGCCCTCCGAAGGCGCCGATGGTGAAGCACCGGCCGACGCCGCGACGGCACCTCCGGCCGGCGGTTGATCGTCCTGTTCAACAAGCCTTACGACGTGCTCTGCCAGTTCACCGACGGGCAGGGCCGTCGCGTTTTGGGTGACTTCATCAATGTGCCCGGCGTCTATCCCGCCGGGCGACTGGATCGCGATTCCGAAGGCCTGCTCGTGCTCACCGATGATGGCGCGTTGGCGCATCGGCTGACCGATCCGAGACACGCGCATCGCAAGACTTACCGCGTGCAGGTCGAAGGCGATCCGCGCGATGAACAACTCGATGCCCTGCGTCGCGGCGTGCAATTGAACGATGGGCCAACACGCCCGGCCGACGTCCGTCGCATCGACGCGCCGCCGGGACTGTGGCCGCGCGATCCGCCGATCCGCGTGCGCCAGTCGGTGCCGGATGCCTGGATCGAACTCACGATCAGCGAAGGCCGCAACCGCCAGGTCCGGCGCATGACCGCCGCAGTCGGATTGCCGACGCTGCGACTGATTCGCGTCGCCAGCGGCGACTACACGCTCGACGACCTGCAGCCTGGCGCGTGCCGCATCATCGATCCGCGCCCGACACCGCGACCAAGGCCCCGCCGCACGCCGGAGCGCCGCACGCGTTGACGCGTCGGGTCACGAGGTCATGCCGGCGCGATGCGCAATCAGGGCGGCCTGGGTGCGGTCGTTGACGCCGAGCTTCTCGAAGATCGCGCTGACGTAACCTTTCACCGTGCCTTCGGTGAGATTGAGCTTGCGCCCGATTTCCTTGTTGCTGTGGCCCTCCGCGACCTGCAGCAGCACGTCGCGCTCGCGTTCGGTCAGGCGCTCGAGTCCCTGGTGACCGACGCGTCCACGCAGCGCGGCCTCGGCGAGCGGATGCAGGTAGCGCTGTCCCTGGGCGACGGTATTGATCGCGCGGCGGATGTCCTCGCGCGCCGCGTCCTTGAGCAGATAGCCATGGGCGCCGGCATCGAGCAGGCTCTTCACCTGTGCATGTTCGGCAAAGCTGGTGAACATCAGCACGCGCAGACTCGGTCGTGCCAGCAGTGCGCGCTTGACCAATTCGGAGGCGGGCAGGCCCGGCATCTTCAGGTCGCTGAGCAGCAAGTCCGGTTGCGTGCGTTCGAGCATGGCCAGCGCGCCATCGCCGTCGCCGGCCTCGCCGACGACATGGATCTCGTCGAAATCTTCCAAGACCGCGCGGATGCCCTCGCGCACGACGGCATGGTCGTCGACCAGCAACAGGCGGATGCTCGTGGTCATGGCGGATTCCGGTCCTCGCGCGGCACGGCCGCTTCGATCAGGGTACCTTGCGGCGCGGCCGGGACGATGCGGAAGACGCCGCCGAGTTGCTCGACGCGCTCGCGCATGTGGCCGAGGCCAAGGCCGTCGCGACGGTCGGCCGCGATGCCCCGGCCGTTGTCGAGCACCGACAGGGTCAGCGCTCGCTCGCTGAGCTTGAGGCCGATCGTCAGCCGCGTCGCCTGCGCATGTCGCACCGCGTTCGACACCGCTTCCTGGCAGACGCGGAACAGGGCTTCCTCGCGATCGAGGCGTTGCAGTTCGTAGCTGCCGATGTTCAGAACCAGTCGGATCGACTCCGGCAGCATGCGCTTCAACAACGGGGTCAGCGCTGCCGGGAGTCCGCCCTCGCGCAGTTTTTCGAGACCGAGGAAAGCCCGCCCGGCGCGCGAAATCGTCGGCCGATTGGCATGCTTCGGCGGCGTCAGTTCGCGCAGCAGGGCACGCAATTCGGCAAAGCCGCTCTGCGCCAATTCGTGCAGGCGCAGGGCGCGCCGTTCGGCCTCGGCACTGTCCTTGCGCAACGCCTGCGGCAAGGTCTGGGTGATCAGATTGATGCTCGACAGGATCTGGGTGACGTTGTCGTGCAGCTCGCGCGCGAGCCGCTGGCGTTCGGCCAGCACCGCGACATCGCGCGCTTCGGCAAGCAGTCGCGCATTCTCGATCGCGACCGCGAGATGGCTGGCGACGATGTCGAGGCTGGCGATGTCGAGGGCGTCGAACAGCCGGTTCGATTCGACGTTGAGCACGCCCAGGACTTCGCCGCCGAGCACGATCGGAATGGCCAATTCTGCCTGCGGCACCGGCACCTCCGGCGGCGTGATGTAGCGTGGATCGTTGCGCACGTCGTTCACGCATTGCGTACGCCCCTCGCGGACCGCCGCGCCCATGATGCCGTGCGCAATCGGGATGCGGTCTTCGTGCTGGATGCGGTCCTTGTAGTGGCCGCCGCGAATGCGGATGACCAGCACCGTCGGATCGTCAGCATCGAGCAGCGGAATGTCGATGTTCTCGAAGCCGAGCAGTTCGTGCACGGCGTCGGCGACCCGTTGCAGCACGACGTCGACATCGCTGGACGCACCCAGCGCCGCAGTGACGCGGGCGATCAGCGCGAAGCGCGCCGCACGCCGCCGTTCCTCGTCGTAGCGGCGGGCGTTGTCGATCGCTATCGCGGCGTGCCGCGCGAACACTTCGAGCAGGGCGATGTCCGATCCGGCGAACACATGCGGCGGCGAAGCGCCGATGCCGAAGAAGCCGATCAATCGCCCGCGCCAGCGGATCGGCAAGCCGACGACGCGGTTCTCGGCCAGTTCCAGCAGGGTGATGTTGGCGAGGTCGCCATAGCGCGCGATCACCGCTTCGCCGCTGGCGAGCACGCGTCCGGCCAGGCCGATGTTGGGCCCCATCTCGGCGCCGATCTCGCCGGCCGGCATGCGGTAGGCGGCCTCGGTGCGGATGACGTTGCGCTCCGGCACATACAGGCCGATGGTGCCGTCGTCGGCGCCGATCAGCCGGCAGGCCGACTCGATCAGGCGCGTCAGCAATGGCTGCAACTCCAGTTCCGAGGACACGTCCTCGACCATCTGGCGCAGCGCATCGAGTCGGTCGCGTTCGCGGAAGTCGGCATTCACGGCGTGATTCTAGTCGTGACCTGCACGCGCAAGGCCTGTCGAAAGGGAGTGGAGATTTCGTCGATTCGAACGATCAGATGGCGATCCCGTGCCAGCCGACC from Lysobacterales bacterium includes the following:
- a CDS encoding response regulator transcription factor, encoding MTTSIRLLLVDDHAVVREGIRAVLEDFDEIHVVGEAGDGDGALAMLERTQPDLLLSDLKMPGLPASELVKRALLARPSLRVLMFTSFAEHAQVKSLLDAGAHGYLLKDAAREDIRRAINTVAQGQRYLHPLAEAALRGRVGHQGLERLTERERDVLLQVAEGHSNKEIGRKLNLTEGTVKGYVSAIFEKLGVNDRTQAALIAHRAGMTS
- a CDS encoding class I SAM-dependent methyltransferase, whose amino-acid sequence is MKIRPTLMLAIVAALAACSNDAPSSDVATTAAPPAEVAPTAAPVVAADPIDAILAGRHRSDENKARDQYRHPKETLAFFGIQPNMTVIEITPGGGAWYTEILAPYLRDAGTEIAAIWDTTAADAPGYYKKNNEQLAAKLASDPAYYDRVALRTFDTKAPAFGDPDSADAVVTFRNVHNWTMDGNDGDYFKAFYSVLKPGGVLGVVEHRANPGTTLEATKETGYLTEDYVIGLATAAGFVLEEKSEINANPKDTKDHPEGVWTLPPSFALKDKDREKYAAIGESDRMTLRFRKPSEGADGEAPADAATAPPAGG
- a CDS encoding GAF domain-containing protein: MNADFRERDRLDALRQMVEDVSSELELQPLLTRLIESACRLIGADDGTIGLYVPERNVIRTEAAYRMPAGEIGAEMGPNIGLAGRVLASGEAVIARYGDLANITLLELAENRVVGLPIRWRGRLIGFFGIGASPPHVFAGSDIALLEVFARHAAIAIDNARRYDEERRRAARFALIARVTAALGASSDVDVVLQRVADAVHELLGFENIDIPLLDADDPTVLVIRIRGGHYKDRIQHEDRIPIAHGIMGAAVREGRTQCVNDVRNDPRYITPPEVPVPQAELAIPIVLGGEVLGVLNVESNRLFDALDIASLDIVASHLAVAIENARLLAEARDVAVLAERQRLARELHDNVTQILSSINLITQTLPQALRKDSAEAERRALRLHELAQSGFAELRALLRELTPPKHANRPTISRAGRAFLGLEKLREGGLPAALTPLLKRMLPESIRLVLNIGSYELQRLDREEALFRVCQEAVSNAVRHAQATRLTIGLKLSERALTLSVLDNGRGIAADRRDGLGLGHMRERVEQLGGVFRIVPAAPQGTLIEAAVPREDRNPP
- a CDS encoding pseudouridine synthase gives rise to the protein MIVLFNKPYDVLCQFTDGQGRRVLGDFINVPGVYPAGRLDRDSEGLLVLTDDGALAHRLTDPRHAHRKTYRVQVEGDPRDEQLDALRRGVQLNDGPTRPADVRRIDAPPGLWPRDPPIRVRQSVPDAWIELTISEGRNRQVRRMTAAVGLPTLRLIRVASGDYTLDDLQPGACRIIDPRPTPRPRPRRTPERRTR